The Pseudomonas sp. G2-4 genome window below encodes:
- a CDS encoding sulfite exporter TauE/SafE family protein has protein sequence MNTLIAFYQDLGLALSLLVIGTFLLAGTIKGVIGLGLPTISMGLLGLAMAPTQAAALLIIPATLTNVWQLAFGGHLQTLVRRLWPLLLAIFIGTGLGTLWIGMTGGAWVVRALGGALLLYALSGLFLPTLRVAAHAESWLAPLCGLLTGIITSATGVFVIPAVPYLQALGLSKDELVQALGLSFTVSTLALAAGLLWRGALGGGELSASMLALIPALLGMWLGQWLRQRISAVLFKRAFFIGLGVLGGHLLISG, from the coding sequence ATGAATACACTCATCGCATTCTATCAAGACCTCGGGCTGGCCCTTTCCCTGCTGGTCATCGGCACCTTCCTGCTGGCCGGCACCATCAAGGGCGTGATTGGCCTCGGCCTGCCGACCATTTCCATGGGTTTGCTCGGGCTGGCTATGGCACCGACGCAGGCTGCGGCGCTGCTGATCATTCCGGCGACCCTGACCAACGTCTGGCAACTGGCTTTTGGCGGCCATCTGCAAACATTGGTCCGGCGTCTGTGGCCGCTGCTGCTGGCGATTTTCATCGGTACCGGCCTAGGTACGCTGTGGATCGGCATGACGGGAGGGGCCTGGGTGGTGCGGGCCTTGGGCGGGGCGTTGTTGCTGTATGCGCTGAGTGGGTTGTTCCTGCCAACGTTGCGGGTCGCTGCCCATGCTGAGTCCTGGCTGGCCCCGCTCTGCGGACTGCTCACCGGCATCATCACCTCAGCCACTGGTGTGTTCGTGATTCCGGCGGTGCCCTATCTGCAAGCCCTGGGCTTGAGCAAGGATGAACTGGTGCAAGCCCTGGGCCTGTCATTCACCGTTTCGACACTGGCGCTGGCGGCCGGCCTGCTGTGGCGCGGCGCACTGGGTGGTGGCGAATTGAGCGCTTCGATGCTGGCGCTGATACCGGCGCTGCTGGGGATGTGGCTGGGGCAATGGTTGCGTCAACGGATCAGCGCCGTGTTGTTCAAACGGGCATTTTTCATTGGCCTCGGCGTGCTCGGCGGCCATCTGCTGATCAGCGGCTAG
- a CDS encoding putative quinol monooxygenase has protein sequence MSQLHGFILHAKTRPEKAEAFEALFRAYVEPSRAEPGCIEYHMLRDQQDPTLFIFYEIWASQAHLDVHSNLPHMKRFFEQRMDYLERDFEIRRVDMLSPSSASR, from the coding sequence ATGAGCCAATTGCACGGTTTCATCCTTCACGCCAAGACCCGTCCGGAAAAAGCCGAAGCCTTCGAAGCGCTGTTTCGTGCCTATGTCGAGCCAAGCCGAGCCGAGCCCGGCTGCATCGAATATCACATGCTGCGGGACCAGCAAGACCCGACGCTGTTTATCTTCTATGAGATCTGGGCATCCCAGGCGCACCTGGATGTGCATTCGAACCTGCCGCACATGAAGCGGTTCTTTGAGCAGCGCATGGATTACCTGGAGCGTGATTTCGAAATCCGCCGCGTCGACATGCTCAGCCCATCGTCGGCTAGCCGCTGA
- a CDS encoding NAD(P)H-dependent oxidoreductase has product MKKVLLLNGGKQFAHSDGRYNATLHDAALSVLDRGGYDVKTTFIDGGYDVEEEVAKFLWADVIIYQMPGWWMGAPWTVKKYIDEVFTEGHGSLYASDGRTRSDASQKYGSGGLLQGKQYMLSLTWNAPQQAFDDPTDFFEAKGVDAVYFPFHKANQFLGMTGLPTFLCVDVMKRPNIEADVVRYEQHLREVFGLSR; this is encoded by the coding sequence ATGAAAAAAGTCCTGCTGCTCAACGGCGGTAAGCAATTCGCTCATTCCGACGGTCGCTATAACGCAACCCTGCACGACGCTGCCCTCAGCGTTCTGGACCGAGGCGGTTACGATGTGAAAACCACGTTCATCGACGGCGGCTACGACGTCGAGGAAGAAGTTGCCAAGTTTCTCTGGGCCGACGTGATCATTTATCAGATGCCCGGGTGGTGGATGGGCGCGCCGTGGACCGTCAAGAAGTACATCGACGAAGTCTTTACTGAAGGCCACGGCAGCCTCTACGCCAGCGACGGCCGCACCCGCTCCGACGCGTCGCAGAAGTACGGCAGCGGTGGTCTGTTGCAGGGCAAGCAATACATGTTGTCCCTGACTTGGAACGCCCCGCAGCAAGCCTTCGACGACCCGACCGACTTCTTCGAAGCCAAGGGCGTGGACGCGGTGTACTTCCCGTTTCACAAGGCGAACCAGTTCCTGGGCATGACCGGCCTGCCGACTTTCCTGTGCGTGGACGTGATGAAGCGCCCGAACATCGAGGCCGATGTGGTGCGGTATGAGCAGCATTTGCGCGAGGTGTTCGGCCTTTCGCGGTAA
- a CDS encoding LysR family transcriptional regulator, translating to MKARSDELQIFVCVIECGSISAAAEQVGQTPSAVSRTLSRLEAKLDTTLINRTTRRMDLTEEGKYFFEQAKGILDQMEALEERLSSRQKNPAGRLRINAASPFMLHAIVPHIEEFRRLYPDIQLELNSNDLIIDLLEQSTDIAIRIGTLTDSTLHARSLGCSPLHILASPTYLQQHGTPSSVAELAGHALLGFAQNEGLNQWPLRHMHGDRWPIQAAISASSGETVRHLALQGQGIACLSDFMTRDDIQTGRLKVLLADANSGYRQPINAVYYRNSQLALRIQCFLDFIQGKLAEYASRDKG from the coding sequence GTGAAAGCCAGATCCGACGAATTGCAGATTTTCGTCTGCGTGATCGAATGCGGATCCATCTCCGCCGCCGCCGAGCAGGTCGGGCAGACGCCGTCGGCGGTCAGTCGCACATTGTCGCGCCTGGAGGCCAAGCTCGATACCACGCTGATCAACCGCACCACCCGACGCATGGACCTGACCGAAGAGGGCAAGTATTTCTTCGAGCAGGCCAAGGGCATCCTCGACCAAATGGAGGCGCTGGAGGAGCGCTTGTCGTCCCGTCAGAAAAATCCCGCAGGACGCTTGCGGATCAACGCCGCGTCACCGTTCATGCTGCACGCCATCGTCCCGCATATCGAGGAGTTCCGCCGGCTCTACCCGGACATCCAGCTCGAACTCAACAGCAACGACCTGATCATCGATCTGCTGGAGCAAAGCACTGATATCGCCATTCGCATCGGGACCCTCACTGACTCGACGCTGCATGCCCGGTCCCTGGGGTGCAGCCCCTTGCACATCCTGGCCAGCCCGACTTATCTGCAGCAGCACGGCACGCCTTCAAGCGTCGCCGAGCTCGCAGGTCATGCGCTGCTGGGGTTTGCCCAGAACGAGGGGCTCAATCAGTGGCCGCTGCGGCACATGCACGGGGATCGCTGGCCGATCCAAGCGGCCATCAGCGCGTCCAGCGGCGAGACCGTTCGCCACCTGGCGCTGCAAGGGCAGGGCATCGCCTGCCTGTCGGATTTCATGACCCGCGACGACATCCAGACCGGTCGGTTGAAGGTGCTGCTGGCCGACGCCAACAGCGGATACCGCCAGCCAATCAATGCGGTGTACTACCGCAACTCGCAATTGGCGTTGCGGATCCAGTGCTTCCTGGACTTTATCCAGGGCAAGCTCGCCGAATACGCCTCGCGGGACAAGGGCTGA
- a CDS encoding SulP family inorganic anion transporter — protein sequence MKPARLRADALAGLTTSFALLPECIAFALVAHLNPLMGLYGAFIICTLTALFGGRPGMVSGAAGSMAVVIIALVVQHGVQYLLATVLLGGLIMLAFGLLRLGKLVRMVPHPVMLGFVNGLAIVIALAQLEHFKIGEAWLSGVPLYLMAGLVALTMAIVYLLPRLTRSVPPALVAILGVGLAVYLLGLPTRTLGDMAHIAGGLPAFAWPDIPWNLETLQIVAPYAVIMAMVGLLETLLTLNLTDEITQSRGYPDRECVALGAANIASGLFGGMGGCAMIGQTVINLSSGGRGRLSGVVAGVMVLLFVLFLSPLIERIPLAALVGVMFVVSQQTFAWASLRVINKVPVNDVLVIIAVTVITVFTDLAVAVLCGIVIAALNFAWQQARALYADTHLEADGSKLYRLHGTLFFASTTPFLNQFDPTNDPALVTLDCRHLSFVDYSAIAALKTLRERYSKAGKHLRVFHLSERCKQMLKRAGEHHD from the coding sequence ATGAAACCAGCACGCCTTCGCGCCGACGCCCTCGCCGGCCTTACCACGTCTTTCGCCTTGCTACCCGAATGCATCGCCTTCGCCCTGGTGGCCCACCTCAATCCGCTGATGGGGCTGTACGGCGCATTCATTATCTGCACCCTGACCGCACTGTTCGGCGGACGCCCGGGCATGGTGTCGGGCGCGGCAGGTTCGATGGCGGTGGTGATCATCGCGCTGGTGGTGCAGCACGGTGTGCAGTACCTGCTGGCCACCGTGCTGTTGGGCGGGCTGATCATGCTGGCGTTCGGGTTGTTGCGGCTGGGTAAGCTGGTGCGGATGGTGCCGCACCCGGTGATGCTCGGCTTCGTCAACGGCCTGGCGATTGTCATTGCGCTGGCCCAGCTGGAGCATTTCAAGATTGGTGAGGCATGGCTGAGCGGCGTCCCGCTGTACCTGATGGCCGGCCTGGTGGCGCTGACCATGGCCATTGTCTACCTGCTGCCGCGCCTGACCCGCAGCGTGCCGCCGGCCCTGGTGGCGATCCTCGGCGTCGGCCTGGCGGTCTACCTGCTCGGCCTGCCGACCCGGACGCTGGGCGACATGGCCCACATCGCCGGCGGCTTGCCGGCCTTTGCCTGGCCGGACATTCCCTGGAACCTGGAAACCCTGCAGATCGTGGCGCCCTATGCGGTGATCATGGCGATGGTCGGCCTGCTGGAAACCCTGCTGACCCTGAACCTGACCGATGAAATCACCCAAAGCCGCGGTTATCCGGACCGTGAGTGCGTGGCACTGGGCGCGGCCAATATTGCCTCCGGGCTGTTCGGCGGCATGGGCGGTTGCGCCATGATCGGCCAGACGGTGATCAACCTCAGCTCAGGCGGGCGCGGGCGCTTATCCGGTGTCGTGGCCGGGGTGATGGTGTTGCTGTTCGTGTTGTTCCTGTCACCGCTGATCGAGCGCATCCCGCTGGCCGCACTGGTGGGGGTGATGTTCGTGGTGTCGCAGCAGACGTTTGCCTGGGCCTCGCTGCGGGTGATCAACAAGGTGCCGGTGAACGATGTGCTGGTGATTATCGCAGTGACAGTCATCACGGTGTTCACCGACCTGGCCGTCGCCGTGCTCTGCGGCATTGTCATTGCGGCACTCAACTTCGCCTGGCAACAGGCCCGGGCGCTGTACGCCGACACGCACCTGGAGGCCGACGGCAGCAAACTCTATCGCCTGCACGGCACACTGTTCTTCGCCTCGACGACGCCGTTCCTCAACCAGTTCGACCCGACCAACGACCCCGCCCTGGTGACCCTGGACTGCCGCCACCTGAGCTTCGTCGACTACTCGGCCATCGCCGCGCTGAAGACCTTGCGTGAACGCTACAGCAAGGCCGGCAAGCACCTGCGGGTGTTTCACCTGTCCGAACGCTGCAAGCAGATGCTCAAGCGGGCGGGCGAACATCACGACTGA